ATTAATGAGAGGAGGTGAAACATAATGAGCGCAAAATTAGTGATGACCTTTGCAGGGTCTGACGGCAACGTAACCATGTCCTACGGCTACGCGAAGGAGAGTGCGACGACTAATCAGGTCAAGAGCCTGATGAACGGGCTGATCACCAACGGCAGCATCTTCGCCAACCCGCCCTTAACGATGAAGAGTGCCAAGATGGTAATCACCAACACGGATGAGTACGATCTCAGCGATTAACCCAACCTAGCATCTATCCCTCTGGTTCACGGCCGGAGGGATTTTTTCATGCACATATTACCACGCTAGCCCGAAAACGGCCAAGTAACCCTGAAGACTTCTTCAGTCCTGAAACGTTCAGCAAGGTACGCGAAAATCTCCGGGCCGAACACCAGCACTGCAAAGCATCCCACCGCAAGAAACGGCACTAACGGCATCGCGTCGCCCCTGCCCCACTTCACGCGTCCGAGCAGGAGGAGAATCACTGCCCAGACACCGCCCGCCATTATTCCCGCGTAGAACGCAAACAGCGTAAACCGCAAGCCCAGCACTGCCCCCATTCCTCCCATGAAGACAGCATCTCCCCAGCCCATTCCGCCCCGCGACAGGAAGATTATCACCGCGAAAACTCCCCAGCCGACAAGTGCGCCTTCAACGCCGTCGAGGACTGCCCACTTTCCGCCAGCGAAACGAATCAGCAGGCCAAGTACTCCCGGCACTAACGCGAACACGTCCAGAACTTCGCCGCTCTCAATGTCGGTCAGAGAGTTCACGACCAGCCCGCACGAACCTGCTGCCGCGAGAGCACATGCCCACGACATCCCCCAGCGCGCAGTTACAGCCACAGCCATAGCCGCGCAGACCAGCTCAACAATGACGTACCTCACGGAGATTCTCGCTCCGCAGTGCCGGCATCGTCCGCGAAGAACAAGCCACGATATTACGGGGATAAGTTCAGGTGCTCCCAAGACATGACCGCAGGACTCACAGGCCGAACGCTCATTCCCCCACCACGAACGCCCCTGAAGCGAACGGTGTGCCGCTACGTTCAGGAACGAGCCCATACACGCACCGAGAAGCCCCGCAGTAATGAGGTGCTGAATCATCTCCTGCGCACCGTCCTCATTCCGTCGTCCCGGTCATGGCCGCGCGCGTATATATCTCCGCCGTAAGTCGTCAGCTTGCTCTTGCTCATTCGCTCAAGCTCTGTGGTGAAAGCCTGCGCAAGCCTGCTCCTCTCAGTCTCGCGTGTGCCGTAAAGCCCTAAATCACGCTCGATGTACCCCAAGTCAACAAGTGCCTGAATGTCCGCCAAGTCCGCACCTACTCCTTCAGCGAGCTTGTAGATGTCGAACCTCTCTTCCTCGTGGTCTCTCATGTATTCGTGAACAGAACCGTAAAGGTCTCCGAGCCTCCGCAAGCATCTCGGGCAGACCCTGTCCCGTCCTCCTTCAGTGTATATCCGTCCGCACAGCCTGCACTGCAGCAACGGCATTAATCATCACTCCTCCTGCTGTAAATTTTTCCGCCGTACATCGCCATTTTCCTCTCTTCTGCCATGCGTGCCATAGCACTCTCGAACCTGCCTGCGAGCTGGCGGCGTTCAGAGACTTTGTCGCTCCAAGTCTGCATGTCGCGTTCAAGATAGCCGAAGCTGAACAGCAAGTCCATGTCCTCAAGGCTCGTCTGTGTCTCCTCTGCGAGGTGTTCCGGCTCGAAGATGACCTCGTTCTTGTGGCGGCGGATGTACTCATGAACGCGGGAGTATACTTCCTCAAGCCTCACGGAGCACTTGGGACACAATCCCCTTCTGCCAGGCACTGAGTAGGGGTCAAAAAGTTTCCCGCAAAGTTTGCACCTAGACAGCGAATGCAAATATAATCACCCCTAATCTATGAAGTTGAGGAGAAAACAATGACGCTTAATATTATTGTCGGATTCCTGCGAATTATACCCCACAGGACTGCTCTTGCGCTCGGGCGGTTTATCGGCAGGCTGCTGAGGCTCGTCCTCTGGAAGAAGACTGACCGTGCAGAAGCCCGGTGTGTTGCGGCACTTGGTGTCGGCGTAACAACTGCGCGGGAGATTATTCGGGGCTCGTTCATGAATCTCGGGATGTCGGCGGTGGAGTTCGTGAGGTTTCCGCTGATGAAGGAACGTGTTGACGAGTACATAGACTTTCCTGAAGAGAGCCAGAGGCTTCTGCGCTCGGCATTGTCGCGCGGAAATGGAGCGATACTCATGACCAGCCACATGGCGAACTGGGAGCTCGCGGCAATGCGGGTGATTCACGCGGGGTTTGAGCTTCACGCGGTCTACACGCCCCAGAAGAACGACGGCGGAGCTGAGAGCATGATTGCGGACATACGCACTAACACCGTCGGAATGTACATCATCGACAACCACAAGGGCATACGAGAGATTTTCCGCGTGCTTAAGGCCGGAGGAGTCGTCGTGATAATGCAGGACTTAGACGCTCGCAAGGACGGAGTGAGAACGGACTTTCTGCGGCTTCCTGCGAGCACTCATGACGGCATCGTCAAGCTGTGGCAGAAGTTCGGCTGTCCCATCGTAGCGACACACTACGTCAGGGACAAGGACAACCCCGCACACCACATCGTAGAGATGACGGAGATACTCAGCGACAGGGAAGGATTTTCGCTCGATACGTGCGACGAGGTCATTGGCGGCTGGATTCGTGAGAGGCCGGAGCTGTGGTTATGGCTGATGGACAGATGGGAATACACGCTCGGGAAAAACGTGTAGTGCTCGGCCTTGACCCTGGCAGGGACAAGACGGGATTTGCTTTCGTTGACGAGGACGGAGGGCTTTTAGCGTCAGGGATTTTTCCGACGAATGAGCAGGAGAGGTTCTTCGAGAAAATCTTGGCCGGATACGACGGACTTGCTGAGAGCCGTATAATCTTCGTTGCAGTCGGCGACGGAACGCATAGCAAGGAGTTCACGGAACGTGTGAGGGCTGCTCTGCCGTATGAGATTATGACGGTCGACGAGAGGAACAGCACGCTTGAGGCACGAAGCCTGTACTGGAAGGTTCACACGCCGTCAATCTGGGTGAGACTGCTGCCCGAAGGAATGCGAGTTCCGGGCGGAGCAATAGATGATATGGCGGCATGGGCAATAGCTTTGAGGGGGCTGAAAAAATATAGAGATATACGCCGGAATAGGCTATAATATTACCCGATTTCACACAAGCATGAACATAATTTCACATGGAGGGAGATTGTATTAATGGCCGGTATGGATAAACTTGTCGCCCTAGTGAATAGTTTTGCGTCGGCAGTGCTGTCCGTAGGGCGGGAGGTAGGGCTGAATATCACCCTCAACAAGTCGAAAGTCTCGCAGGGTATCAAAGTAGACAATATCTGCACGACAGCCCTCATAGGCGTTGTGGGAGTGGGCTCGCGCGGGACAGTGAACATAATGCTGAACAAAGACGGCTTCGAGAACATCATCTCCGCGATGTCCGGCGGAATGATAGCTCCCGTTTTGGGCGAGGATGTCTCGATGAGCGTAATCGGAGAGCTGTCCAACATGATCGGAGGCCGTGCACTAGTACAGAGCGCGCTGGGAACAGTCGACGTAACACCTCCTCAGCTGATAATCGGCGAGAACATCAAGAACGTTACGAGCGAGGATAACGGAATGAGGAGCTTCACGCTGCCGTTCGAGCTTCAGCCTTCAGGGGGGCTGTACTTGGTGCTGTCGTTCAAGATCGACTAGCTTTCAGCAAATTCATTCACGCATACGAAATCAATGACGGTTCTGGTCTGAATGGGCCGGAGCCGTTTTTCATTAAGGGAGAGGAATATCATCATGAAGAAGTTTCTGTGTGCGGTAATTGCCGCGTTCATGCTGGCTCTGA
The sequence above is drawn from the Synergistaceae bacterium genome and encodes:
- a CDS encoding DUF2922 family protein; the encoded protein is MSAKLVMTFAGSDGNVTMSYGYAKESATTNQVKSLMNGLITNGSIFANPPLTMKSAKMVITNTDEYDLSD
- a CDS encoding prepilin peptidase, with the protein product MIQHLITAGLLGACMGSFLNVAAHRSLQGRSWWGNERSACESCGHVLGAPELIPVISWLVLRGRCRHCGARISVRYVIVELVCAAMAVAVTARWGMSWACALAAAGSCGLVVNSLTDIESGEVLDVFALVPGVLGLLIRFAGGKWAVLDGVEGALVGWGVFAVIIFLSRGGMGWGDAVFMGGMGAVLGLRFTLFAFYAGIMAGGVWAVILLLLGRVKWGRGDAMPLVPFLAVGCFAVLVFGPEIFAYLAERFRTEEVFRVTWPFSG
- a CDS encoding lysophospholipid acyltransferase family protein — protein: MTLNIIVGFLRIIPHRTALALGRFIGRLLRLVLWKKTDRAEARCVAALGVGVTTAREIIRGSFMNLGMSAVEFVRFPLMKERVDEYIDFPEESQRLLRSALSRGNGAILMTSHMANWELAAMRVIHAGFELHAVYTPQKNDGGAESMIADIRTNTVGMYIIDNHKGIREIFRVLKAGGVVVIMQDLDARKDGVRTDFLRLPASTHDGIVKLWQKFGCPIVATHYVRDKDNPAHHIVEMTEILSDREGFSLDTCDEVIGGWIRERPELWLWLMDRWEYTLGKNV
- a CDS encoding endonuclease, which gives rise to MADGQMGIHAREKRVVLGLDPGRDKTGFAFVDEDGGLLASGIFPTNEQERFFEKILAGYDGLAESRIIFVAVGDGTHSKEFTERVRAALPYEIMTVDERNSTLEARSLYWKVHTPSIWVRLLPEGMRVPGGAIDDMAAWAIALRGLKKYRDIRRNRL
- a CDS encoding chemotaxis protein CheX, whose translation is MDKLVALVNSFASAVLSVGREVGLNITLNKSKVSQGIKVDNICTTALIGVVGVGSRGTVNIMLNKDGFENIISAMSGGMIAPVLGEDVSMSVIGELSNMIGGRALVQSALGTVDVTPPQLIIGENIKNVTSEDNGMRSFTLPFELQPSGGLYLVLSFKID